In one Thermosipho ferrireducens genomic region, the following are encoded:
- a CDS encoding IS110 family RNA-guided transposase, with product MSFVGIDISKDFFSFFFNNSLKGILPNSIDGYESLVSLFPDKSTSFVLESTGVYSKNLFGFLFSHGFKNLFYVSPFDVSKTRKILNLPKTDKLDAILIQKVALKFPEKLVPFLPNESFFISLKELTRFRFYLSSQLVKEKTYLANLISSYFPGLSSNLNLSNTLLNILSDYSAEDIVNMSIDELFDIVSSLSKKRLNIDFTKKLKSIISKVYRSTLNDFNTANFTISLTFDRVKLLKSQIKSIDKQLKFYFDRLNTTLHTIPGISVVLAVSIISEIVDINRFKSHSKLASYAGLRWDLNDSGKVVNNHKSLSKKGNKYLRYYLYQAASSAIRFDPVLRDYYKSKRNEGKAHKAAVVLTARKLVRSIYYMLKNNVPYKPFETTHVSN from the coding sequence ATGTCTTTTGTTGGTATTGATATTTCCAAAGACTTTTTTTCTTTCTTTTTTAATAACTCCTTAAAAGGCATCCTTCCAAACTCTATCGATGGTTATGAATCTCTTGTTTCTTTATTCCCAGATAAGTCTACTTCTTTTGTTCTTGAATCTACTGGTGTTTATTCCAAGAATCTTTTTGGTTTTCTTTTCTCTCATGGTTTTAAGAATCTTTTTTATGTTTCTCCATTTGATGTTTCCAAAACCAGAAAGATTCTTAATCTTCCTAAAACTGACAAACTGGATGCTATCCTTATTCAAAAAGTTGCTCTAAAGTTTCCTGAAAAACTCGTTCCTTTTCTTCCAAATGAGTCTTTTTTTATTTCTCTTAAAGAACTTACCAGGTTTAGATTTTATCTTTCTTCTCAGCTTGTTAAAGAAAAAACTTATCTTGCTAATCTTATTTCTTCTTATTTCCCCGGTCTTTCTTCTAATCTTAATTTGTCCAATACTTTACTCAATATCTTATCCGATTATTCTGCTGAGGATATTGTTAATATGTCCATTGATGAATTGTTCGATATTGTCTCTTCTCTTTCCAAAAAAAGACTTAATATTGACTTTACTAAAAAACTTAAAAGTATTATCTCTAAGGTTTATCGCTCTACTTTAAATGATTTTAATACCGCTAATTTTACTATTTCTCTAACCTTTGACAGAGTTAAACTCTTAAAAAGTCAGATTAAATCCATTGATAAACAGCTTAAGTTTTATTTTGATAGACTCAATACTACTCTCCATACTATCCCAGGTATATCTGTTGTCCTTGCTGTTTCTATTATTTCAGAGATAGTTGATATTAATCGCTTTAAATCCCATTCTAAGTTAGCCTCATACGCTGGCCTTCGCTGGGATTTAAACGATTCTGGTAAAGTGGTTAATAACCACAAGTCACTCTCTAAGAAAGGTAATAAGTATTTACGTTATTATCTCTACCAGGCAGCTTCAAGTGCTATTAGATTCGATCCTGTGCTTAGAGATTACTACAAATCCAAACGAAATGAAGGTAAAGCTCACAAAGCTGCTGTTGTACTTACTGCTAGAAAACTTGTAAGAAGTATCTACTATATGCTTAAAAACAACGTCCCTTACAAACCTTTTGAAACAACCCATGTGTCAAACTAA
- the cas1b gene encoding type I-B CRISPR-associated endonuclease Cas1b encodes METLYIFTDGELKRKNSALYLIPLKKSEKAIFIPLKSFSSIMVFSEVTMNKRFLDLLSKEGIPIFFYNYYGNFLGSFYPREINKTGEMLILQFNHYMDIKRRLEIAKSILEAAVDNMLYVLKNYKKLVQREINYVKKLKGTFERQKNIAALMAIEGNIRKTYYKAIGKIVGKKDFEFEERRKNPPKDEVNALISFGNTILYNIVLAEIYKTSLEPSISFLHEPNKRKFSLQLDIAEIFKPIIVDKVILKVINSNVIKKEDFEEVKNGVYLSGKGKKKFVEEFEKRLEHKVTLYNDNKVSFKTVILHECYKLIRHLKGEEKFKGFRLGE; translated from the coding sequence ATGGAAACATTATATATTTTTACAGATGGCGAGTTAAAAAGAAAAAATAGTGCTTTGTACTTGATCCCTTTGAAAAAGAGTGAAAAAGCTATATTTATTCCATTAAAAAGTTTTTCCTCGATTATGGTGTTTTCTGAAGTAACCATGAATAAACGTTTTTTAGATTTGTTATCAAAAGAGGGTATTCCAATATTTTTTTACAATTACTATGGGAATTTTTTAGGAAGTTTTTATCCACGAGAAATTAACAAAACAGGCGAAATGCTTATTCTTCAATTTAATCATTATATGGATATAAAGCGTAGACTTGAAATTGCAAAATCTATTTTAGAAGCAGCTGTGGATAATATGTTGTATGTTCTTAAAAACTATAAAAAATTAGTACAACGAGAGATAAATTATGTAAAAAAATTGAAAGGTACATTTGAAAGACAAAAGAATATAGCAGCGTTAATGGCTATAGAAGGAAATATTCGAAAAACTTATTATAAAGCTATTGGAAAAATAGTAGGAAAAAAAGATTTTGAATTTGAAGAAAGAAGAAAGAATCCTCCAAAAGATGAAGTAAATGCATTGATAAGTTTTGGAAATACCATTTTGTATAACATTGTGTTAGCTGAAATATATAAAACTTCGCTTGAACCAAGTATAAGTTTTTTACACGAGCCAAATAAACGAAAATTCTCATTACAGCTTGATATAGCGGAAATTTTTAAACCAATTATTGTTGATAAAGTAATATTAAAAGTGATAAATTCAAATGTCATAAAGAAAGAAGATTTTGAGGAAGTGAAGAACGGTGTTTATTTATCCGGGAAAGGGAAAAAGAAGTTCGTTGAAGAATTTGAAAAAAGACTTGAGCATAAAGTAACTCTATATAATGACAACAAGGTATCTTTTAAAACAGTAATTTTGCATGAATGTTATAAACTTATCAGGCATCTTAAAGGAGAGGAAAAATTTAAAGGATTCCGTTTGGGAGAGTGA
- the cas10 gene encoding type III-A CRISPR-associated protein Cas10/Csm1 yields MVRGENMGILSTETIFLAGIFHDIGKFYQRTKNSKIKKEILKEYEYFIKQDNAFSPRHQEWGAYFYKNSNLPFKDEVEAAILNHHKPNNILSRLIRIADRVSSSEREDIENEEKIKNMVSILSEVKLKRNSSNPKYKKITKLSKFTDLIENEEENVENSYRKLWEEFSQLIVNEDDFERMYYILKEYTSNIPSAFYYSKPDISLFSHLTTTAAIAVGLFKQFEEDLKNNNEKPLDLLEQYLVNDLNDEKVLGFVKGDISGIQNFIYNISQEGAVKKLRGRSFYVSYLMEIIARYIVEKEGLTISNILFNGGGHFYLIVPAKTINNLRKYQEYIDRVMYEAHGLELSVHLGGVKLGLNELTGEIFQKVSEELEKRKNRNYDTIIEKIFNEKFKKLNEFSCPYCRRDTNEAGICSFCESFAELGQELSKSKYLRFKTFNSKIEQIDSYRKVFNKFGYDIEFPKNASKDAYLIEKVGEINLKTAKYYLKTANYVCKLENNNVSDLETIASSSKGLKRWGVLRGDVDNLGTIFHKGLGEKAPISKIATLSSELEEFFGKFLEDIVSQKYKHSSVIYSGGDDFFILGPWSELIPLAEDLNMSFKRYCGKNPDLSISMAIDIAPAKKFPVYRVASSAGDYLDKAKEYKRKDLEKSALYFLGDVIGWEEFEEYKNMKEMLFDIVTDKKVTKSILFVLRKMYEDSKKSKDIFKVWRLFYYLTRLKERYKNAKESIDNLIHSNTFLRNGNRLYEKLGSVTLWVEYETKEGYYEW; encoded by the coding sequence ATGGTAAGGGGTGAAAATATGGGTATTCTATCGACAGAAACAATATTTTTAGCAGGAATTTTTCATGATATAGGAAAATTTTATCAGAGAACAAAGAACTCAAAAATAAAAAAAGAAATATTAAAAGAATATGAATATTTTATCAAACAAGATAACGCATTTTCTCCCAGGCATCAAGAATGGGGGGCGTATTTTTATAAAAATTCTAATTTGCCTTTTAAAGATGAGGTAGAAGCTGCTATCTTAAATCATCACAAACCTAATAATATTTTGTCAAGATTAATTAGAATAGCAGATAGAGTTTCGTCATCCGAGAGAGAAGATATTGAAAATGAAGAAAAAATAAAAAATATGGTTTCCATACTTTCAGAAGTAAAATTAAAAAGAAATTCCTCTAATCCAAAATATAAAAAAATAACAAAATTATCAAAATTTACTGATTTAATCGAGAATGAAGAAGAAAATGTGGAAAATTCATATAGAAAGTTATGGGAAGAGTTTTCACAATTAATTGTTAATGAAGATGATTTTGAACGCATGTATTATATTTTGAAAGAATATACTTCCAATATTCCATCAGCATTTTATTATTCAAAACCTGATATTTCCTTGTTTTCACATTTAACTACTACGGCAGCTATTGCGGTGGGTCTGTTCAAGCAGTTTGAAGAAGATTTAAAAAATAACAATGAAAAACCATTAGATCTCCTTGAGCAGTATTTGGTTAATGATTTAAATGATGAAAAGGTTTTGGGGTTTGTAAAAGGAGATATTTCAGGTATACAAAATTTCATTTATAACATTTCTCAAGAAGGTGCGGTAAAGAAATTAAGGGGAAGATCTTTCTATGTTTCGTATTTAATGGAAATAATCGCAAGATATATAGTAGAAAAAGAAGGTTTAACCATTTCAAACATATTATTTAATGGTGGAGGTCATTTTTATTTAATTGTTCCAGCAAAGACAATCAATAATTTAAGAAAGTATCAAGAATATATTGATAGAGTCATGTATGAGGCGCATGGGCTTGAATTGTCAGTGCATCTTGGGGGGGTTAAGTTAGGATTAAATGAATTAACTGGTGAAATTTTTCAAAAAGTCTCTGAAGAATTAGAAAAAAGGAAAAATAGAAATTATGATACTATCATTGAGAAAATATTTAATGAAAAATTTAAAAAATTAAATGAATTTTCATGTCCGTATTGTAGAAGGGATACTAATGAGGCTGGAATTTGTAGTTTTTGTGAATCATTCGCTGAACTAGGTCAAGAATTATCTAAGAGCAAATATTTAAGGTTTAAAACATTCAATTCAAAAATAGAACAAATTGATTCGTACAGAAAAGTATTTAATAAATTCGGATATGATATAGAATTTCCTAAAAATGCTTCAAAAGATGCATACTTAATTGAAAAAGTTGGAGAAATAAATTTAAAAACAGCTAAATATTATTTAAAGACTGCGAATTATGTATGTAAATTGGAAAATAATAATGTTTCTGATTTAGAAACCATAGCTAGTAGTTCAAAAGGTTTAAAAAGATGGGGGGTGTTAAGGGGAGATGTTGATAATCTGGGAACAATTTTTCATAAGGGTTTAGGTGAAAAAGCTCCAATTTCAAAAATTGCAACTTTATCCTCAGAGCTGGAAGAATTTTTTGGTAAATTTCTTGAAGATATTGTCTCTCAAAAATATAAGCATTCAAGTGTTATTTATTCAGGAGGGGATGACTTTTTTATTCTTGGCCCTTGGAGTGAGTTAATTCCATTAGCTGAAGATCTAAATATGAGTTTTAAAAGATATTGTGGAAAAAATCCAGATCTATCTATTTCAATGGCAATAGATATTGCCCCCGCAAAGAAATTTCCGGTGTATAGGGTTGCCAGTTCTGCAGGTGATTATTTAGATAAAGCCAAAGAGTATAAAAGAAAGGATCTGGAAAAAAGTGCGTTATATTTCTTAGGGGATGTTATAGGTTGGGAAGAGTTTGAAGAATACAAGAATATGAAAGAAATGTTATTTGATATTGTTACAGATAAAAAGGTTACAAAATCGATTCTCTTTGTTTTGAGAAAAATGTATGAAGATTCAAAAAAATCAAAAGATATATTCAAAGTATGGAGACTATTTTATTATTTAACGAGATTAAAGGAAAGATATAAAAATGCAAAAGAATCAATTGATAATCTTATACACAGTAACACATTTTTGAGAAATGGAAATAGGTTATATGAAAAATTAGGTTCTGTAACTTTATGGGTTGAATACGAAACAAAGGAGGGATATTATGAATGGTGA
- a CDS encoding DUF4433 domain-containing protein, protein MEKSQLINYINEKLKRLGYVFRPYPESFTYEELNFIFDIFKKGRIRKIENIKFLYYIVPIENLENIIKSGKIECRNNVLKKGKRINDPSDKNVQKRRAEKYIYRKYNIHNFVGLYINPRNAMLYRYIVKKVNFAVLQISNRILEDFRHIFYSYKNASASDAQISENPRMINLNIKKIMSDSWKNDDNLKKIIQSEVLVLGYVPLKYVKRIFVKDANLGKVKSILKRYPYKIPVETKCYHIKDLFFESWLRSD, encoded by the coding sequence ATGGAGAAAAGCCAATTAATAAATTATATAAATGAAAAATTAAAAAGGTTAGGGTATGTATTCCGCCCTTACCCAGAAAGTTTTACGTATGAAGAATTAAACTTTATTTTTGATATTTTTAAAAAAGGGAGGATAAGAAAGATAGAAAATATTAAATTTTTGTATTATATAGTTCCTATTGAAAATTTGGAAAATATCATAAAATCTGGTAAAATAGAATGCAGAAACAATGTTTTAAAAAAAGGAAAAAGAATAAATGACCCATCTGATAAAAATGTGCAAAAGCGAAGGGCAGAGAAGTACATATATAGGAAATATAATATCCATAACTTTGTAGGATTATATATTAATCCACGAAATGCTATGTTGTATAGATATATTGTAAAAAAAGTAAATTTTGCTGTTTTACAAATTTCAAATAGGATTTTGGAGGATTTCAGACATATTTTTTATTCATATAAAAATGCGTCGGCTTCTGATGCGCAAATAAGTGAAAATCCCAGGATGATTAATTTAAACATAAAAAAAATAATGAGCGATTCCTGGAAAAATGATGATAATTTAAAAAAGATAATACAATCTGAAGTTTTGGTCTTAGGTTATGTACCTTTAAAATATGTAAAAAGAATATTTGTAAAAGATGCAAATTTAGGTAAAGTTAAAAGTATTTTGAAGCGATATCCCTATAAAATACCTGTTGAAACGAAATGTTATCACATAAAAGATTTGTTTTTTGAATCATGGTTGAGGAGTGACTAA
- a CDS encoding SAVED domain-containing protein, with the protein MYSEFMRDDPIAFVKLFKGDQITFQEAVETYLNAGDFFGKEYVFFEIVKKLVNYKNKAIALNFLVKLMTDEEIAVDMYRNKFTEVMFPIVGNSNGKIVRALVFETTKTYVNIPELYEEIKDIEKIVNKTLGVIFDDEFSGKSYMLAVTIGALVNKLPDNIAFSGEVIENGKVKSNVSHIELKQKICEESGIKLISALDINDVYELKDFFEAKKYHVPVLLVFKELDQDYIEASYERLKEAVARKYPLKYVNIFEKIFDIKKIYVSKSIKKDEWENSLKKAKEVLFDIISKRGVPHVAMIGPVAMAMALGIALGPHNPVVFYHGQTEYYPVLDLTDNIRKIKTIRNDYKQINYSIKGSGKNCAFVIYLASHSPRKDAELFIEKNKLNAKMVFIEYQHGKGNIKIDDWSDIVSEMMSVTQNVKSKYECARNYFFMSCPLPIAFGFGMAYGDFSKGIIYQYDKNEGGYIEAFKIEDIRG; encoded by the coding sequence TTGTATTCTGAATTTATGAGAGACGATCCAATAGCTTTTGTAAAACTTTTTAAAGGCGATCAAATAACTTTTCAGGAAGCTGTAGAAACTTATTTAAATGCAGGTGATTTTTTTGGAAAAGAATATGTTTTTTTTGAAATAGTTAAAAAACTTGTCAATTATAAAAATAAGGCAATTGCACTTAATTTCTTAGTAAAGCTCATGACTGATGAAGAAATCGCGGTTGATATGTATAGAAATAAATTTACCGAAGTTATGTTCCCTATAGTTGGAAATAGTAATGGAAAAATTGTTAGAGCTCTTGTATTTGAAACAACAAAAACATATGTTAATATTCCAGAGCTTTATGAGGAGATAAAGGATATAGAAAAAATAGTTAATAAGACCCTGGGAGTCATATTTGATGATGAATTTTCAGGTAAGTCGTATATGCTGGCGGTGACAATAGGTGCACTTGTAAATAAACTTCCAGATAATATAGCATTTTCTGGAGAAGTTATTGAAAATGGAAAAGTAAAAAGCAATGTAAGCCATATTGAGTTGAAGCAAAAGATATGTGAAGAATCTGGGATAAAGTTGATTAGTGCTCTTGATATAAATGACGTTTACGAATTAAAAGACTTTTTTGAAGCAAAAAAATACCATGTACCAGTTTTACTTGTATTCAAAGAGCTTGATCAAGATTATATAGAAGCTTCATACGAAAGACTTAAAGAAGCAGTGGCAAGGAAATACCCTTTGAAATATGTAAATATTTTTGAAAAGATATTTGATATAAAGAAAATCTATGTGTCAAAAAGTATAAAAAAAGATGAGTGGGAAAATTCACTAAAAAAAGCAAAAGAAGTTTTATTCGACATTATTTCCAAAAGAGGAGTTCCACATGTAGCAATGATTGGTCCTGTTGCAATGGCGATGGCTTTAGGAATAGCATTAGGTCCACACAACCCGGTAGTTTTTTATCATGGACAAACAGAATATTATCCAGTTTTAGATTTGACTGATAATATTAGGAAAATAAAAACAATAAGAAATGATTATAAACAAATTAATTACTCCATAAAAGGCTCTGGTAAAAATTGTGCTTTTGTTATTTATTTAGCTTCTCATAGTCCAAGAAAAGATGCAGAGCTGTTTATTGAGAAAAATAAACTAAATGCAAAAATGGTTTTTATAGAATACCAGCATGGGAAAGGAAATATTAAGATAGACGATTGGTCAGATATAGTATCTGAAATGATGAGTGTAACTCAAAATGTGAAATCAAAATATGAGTGTGCAAGAAATTATTTTTTTATGAGTTGCCCTTTACCTATTGCGTTTGGATTTGGTATGGCTTATGGAGATTTTTCAAAAGGAATAATATATCAATACGATAAAAACGAAGGGGGATACATTGAAGCATTTAAAATTGAAGATATAAGGGGGTAA
- the cas2 gene encoding CRISPR-associated endonuclease Cas2, with product MYVIMIYDVNTKRVAKVLRIARKYLRWVQKSVLEGMITEKNYKELREKIRKIISEEDSVYWYILNPEFVPYRKVIGDFKPNVSNFV from the coding sequence ATGTATGTAATAATGATTTATGATGTCAATACTAAAAGGGTAGCAAAGGTTTTAAGAATTGCAAGAAAATATTTAAGATGGGTGCAAAAGTCTGTGCTTGAAGGGATGATCACTGAAAAAAATTATAAAGAACTTCGTGAAAAGATAAGGAAAATAATTTCAGAAGAAGATTCAGTGTACTGGTACATTTTAAACCCGGAATTTGTACCTTATAGAAAAGTAATAGGAGATTTTAAACCAAATGTCTCTAATTTTGTGTAA
- a CDS encoding macro domain-containing protein: MIELSPYSVFEHVDIADAIINTINTKGYMGKGLALEFALRFPEMNEEYKKLCQKNEIKPGGIFKSEQNISYYSSLAPEKRSKKKILIYNMATKDDYKLPSKYEWIEKGLKELLKFINEDKVRTIVIPKLGAGLGKLKWDKVEELIVRYLHALNLKIVIALDLYSGPVENYAIKKVENKLFLKDTLFEKKIGVKIERFRDLMKLEGIGKKKYSKLLNECF, encoded by the coding sequence ATGATTGAATTATCACCTTATTCTGTGTTTGAACATGTCGATATTGCTGATGCTATAATTAATACCATAAATACAAAAGGGTATATGGGAAAAGGTTTAGCATTAGAATTTGCTTTGAGGTTTCCAGAAATGAATGAAGAGTATAAAAAGTTATGCCAGAAAAATGAAATAAAACCTGGCGGAATATTTAAATCAGAGCAAAATATTTCTTATTATAGTTCTTTAGCTCCAGAAAAGCGTAGTAAAAAGAAAATATTAATATATAACATGGCAACTAAAGATGATTATAAATTACCTTCAAAGTATGAGTGGATAGAAAAAGGTTTGAAAGAACTATTAAAATTTATAAATGAAGATAAAGTAAGAACAATTGTAATTCCAAAATTAGGAGCTGGTTTAGGAAAGCTCAAGTGGGATAAGGTTGAAGAATTAATAGTACGTTATTTACATGCTTTAAATCTAAAAATTGTTATAGCACTTGACCTGTATAGTGGTCCTGTTGAAAATTATGCAATAAAAAAAGTAGAAAATAAATTGTTTTTAAAAGATACTTTGTTTGAAAAGAAAATAGGTGTAAAAATAGAGAGATTCAGAGACTTGATGAAATTAGAAGGAATTGGCAAGAAAAAATACTCTAAATTGCTTAATGAGTGTTTCTAA
- the cas2 gene encoding CRISPR-associated endonuclease Cas2 has translation MIDIKYVLVVYDINEKRVNKIHKILKKYIIWQQNSTFEGYITQSNIKKMIGEIKRKINPEEDNIVIYFFNSKNVIKKEVDGTEKWNVSSNIL, from the coding sequence GTGATAGATATTAAGTACGTATTGGTTGTGTATGATATTAACGAAAAAAGAGTGAATAAAATTCACAAAATTTTGAAAAAGTACATTATCTGGCAGCAAAATTCTACTTTTGAAGGATATATAACACAATCTAACATAAAAAAGATGATAGGGGAAATAAAGAGGAAAATAAATCCAGAAGAAGATAATATTGTCATTTATTTTTTTAATTCGAAAAATGTGATAAAAAAAGAGGTTGATGGGACAGAAAAATGGAATGTTTCAAGTAATATTTTATAA
- the csx1 gene encoding CRISPR-associated CARF protein Csx1 — MNILICSLGNIRQYKEDIVYTIHHDDKEKNGHFLQKLLIDFFDISLTSIFLLDTLSKINNDYGEMCKELKKEYKEYFLKKANEKTDKKVNAQDVDVHIIPGVGVYQNCHFMGNVTDAYFLALYEMYKIFTSKEIIKSKELKVIFDISLGINYQSNILYRALNEILGVIAYFKPVKLVVVNSEPVFSTNTPNIHIIEEKDIVQNVIFESEVKKRVSNPYSKLPKEMKIEVNKRVFSKLGEIIETRKEAVRNTLENSHLFLKSIYYGLPLLFIIVHKKIKYKGFIDQIINLFREFIEVKNNEEVCEVLRKLELSSGLKDIIFSQLFMEHFEELFGKIETEKILFSKLKEMINFIWKIKDNLGKSQVSSFLNKEIKELEKNFPYIKDGEEMIYDYNKIKMLAQGKNTEGFNKTENTKVKNSDFDEKRNFLAHSGMSSKTFKILKENSEVFIIPDVKKILGLAR; from the coding sequence GTGAACATATTAATTTGTTCTCTGGGAAATATAAGGCAGTATAAAGAAGACATTGTTTACACTATACATCATGATGATAAAGAAAAAAATGGACATTTTCTGCAGAAATTATTGATAGATTTTTTTGATATCAGTTTAACAAGTATTTTCTTATTGGACACTCTTTCCAAAATAAATAATGATTATGGCGAAATGTGCAAGGAATTAAAGAAGGAATATAAAGAATATTTTCTCAAAAAAGCAAATGAAAAGACGGATAAAAAAGTAAATGCTCAAGATGTTGATGTTCACATAATTCCAGGAGTAGGAGTTTATCAAAATTGTCATTTTATGGGAAATGTGACAGACGCGTATTTTTTAGCATTATATGAAATGTATAAGATATTCACTTCAAAAGAAATTATAAAATCGAAAGAATTGAAAGTCATTTTTGATATTAGCCTGGGCATTAATTATCAATCAAATATTTTATATAGAGCACTAAATGAAATACTTGGAGTAATAGCATATTTTAAACCTGTGAAACTTGTTGTAGTAAATTCAGAACCTGTGTTTTCTACAAATACACCAAATATTCACATTATCGAAGAAAAAGACATAGTGCAAAACGTCATTTTTGAATCTGAAGTTAAAAAAAGGGTTTCAAATCCATATAGTAAACTTCCAAAAGAAATGAAAATTGAAGTTAATAAAAGAGTTTTTTCAAAGCTTGGTGAAATCATAGAAACGAGAAAAGAAGCAGTTAGAAATACCCTCGAAAATTCACATCTTTTTCTAAAATCAATTTATTACGGTCTCCCACTTCTGTTTATCATCGTTCATAAGAAAATAAAGTATAAAGGATTTATTGATCAAATTATAAACCTATTTAGAGAATTCATTGAGGTAAAAAATAATGAGGAAGTGTGTGAAGTTCTTAGAAAATTAGAATTATCCAGTGGGTTAAAAGATATAATATTCTCTCAATTGTTTATGGAGCACTTTGAAGAACTGTTTGGAAAAATTGAAACCGAAAAAATTCTATTTAGTAAGTTGAAGGAAATGATTAATTTCATCTGGAAAATCAAAGATAATTTAGGTAAATCACAGGTTTCTTCTTTTTTAAATAAAGAGATTAAAGAGCTTGAAAAAAACTTTCCTTATATAAAAGATGGAGAAGAGATGATATATGATTATAACAAAATAAAAATGCTTGCTCAAGGTAAAAATACTGAGGGTTTTAACAAAACAGAAAATACAAAAGTTAAAAACTCTGATTTTGACGAGAAAAGAAATTTCCTTGCTCATTCAGGTATGTCCAGTAAAACATTCAAAATATTAAAGGAAAACTCTGAAGTTTTTATAATCCCAGATGTTAAGAAAATACTTGGTTTAGCACGTTAG
- a CDS encoding sigma-70 RNA polymerase sigma factor region 4 domain-containing protein yields MKKDLSNYINNNILTERFLETIQNIVSKIVHTNPYYLKTLLGKYGNKDSIIDEITNNILIKIKEKKDLFLKCEKGIEGYLYTMIKNHIVDILRKSRETYSLDKEIYDGEENMQERFIYDIGNVNPESEIIAEAFVEELNQMNIQHLCYYFYKSMYSKEILFKEKSASAKYKIVERIKKKLRELVLESGISEIEFSIAIRKFMSETCEKIRNDNMERN; encoded by the coding sequence GTGAAAAAAGATCTGTCAAACTATATAAATAACAATATTTTAACTGAAAGGTTTTTAGAAACGATTCAAAATATAGTTAGCAAAATTGTACATACTAACCCTTATTATCTAAAAACTTTACTTGGGAAATATGGAAACAAAGATTCAATAATTGATGAAATAACAAATAATATTTTAATTAAAATAAAGGAAAAAAAAGATCTTTTCTTAAAATGTGAAAAAGGAATTGAAGGGTATTTATATACAATGATAAAAAATCATATAGTTGATATTTTAAGAAAATCTCGTGAAACTTACTCATTGGATAAAGAAATTTACGATGGTGAGGAAAACATGCAAGAACGTTTCATATATGATATAGGAAATGTTAACCCTGAAAGTGAAATAATTGCAGAAGCGTTTGTTGAGGAACTTAATCAGATGAATATTCAACATTTATGTTATTATTTTTATAAATCTATGTACTCTAAAGAAATATTGTTTAAAGAAAAATCGGCAAGCGCGAAATATAAAATTGTTGAAAGAATAAAGAAAAAACTTAGAGAATTAGTTTTAGAAAGTGGAATATCGGAAATAGAGTTTTCCATAGCGATACGCAAATTTATGTCAGAAACGTGTGAAAAGATACGTAATGATAATATGGAAAGAAATTAA